A part of Rickettsia canadensis str. McKiel genomic DNA contains:
- a CDS encoding patatin-like phospholipase family protein, with translation MEYIAFSGGGAKGAIYSGTYEAAKKAGILDNAKALVTGSSAGAIMALVVALGTLPERCEEISKNTNLQTLLGNKGFSAGIVQFDKDGKPLYDPLELVIKENIGNFFQRSDISSKC, from the coding sequence ATTGAATATATAGCTTTTAGTGGAGGGGGAGCTAAGGGAGCAATATATTCTGGTACTTATGAGGCAGCAAAAAAAGCTGGTATTTTGGATAATGCCAAGGCGTTAGTAACAGGTTCTTCCGCAGGTGCTATAATGGCATTAGTGGTAGCTCTTGGGACACTGCCTGAGCGATGTGAAGAAATTTCTAAGAATACAAATTTACAAACATTACTTGGGAATAAAGGATTTTCTGCTGGTATAGTACAGTTCGATAAAGATGGTAAACCTTTATATGATCCATTAGAACTTGTTATTAAAGAAAATATAGGAAATTTTTTTCAGAGATCAGATATTAGTAGTAAATGTTAA
- a CDS encoding folylpolyglutamate synthase/dihydrofolate synthase family protein, whose amino-acid sequence MLMPHFPVPTWKNNIKYDLENIARLLKALGDPHLRLPPIIHIAGTNGKGSSAAMLKSIFTLNDYKVHCYTSPHLLEFNERIVVAGEKISDNELWQVCEQVRIASEKFNIEPSFFEGTTAAAFLAFAGTKADILILEAGLGGRLDATNIVERPLITLITPISYDHMNVLGNTLSLIAVEKAGIMKRFVPCVISIQALEVYETLFIKAEELEVPSFCYEYDFGIKKTDNGFIYSSQNVTYEFPIPSLLGDHQLINAASVIALISLINKKFNISNTIIAKGLQNTVWSARIEKIEPKKYSKLIGDNVQIWVDGAHNNSGAQVLASWIRYNLKPPIYLILGMTKNRNVEEFCSYFRGLKIKGYGIKVLSEPLSHSAEIINSEGKKSGIDFSASDSIEEAISDIKKINGDNKANIIITGSLLLASDFYKLLRGVCHTAA is encoded by the coding sequence ATGTTAATGCCACATTTTCCAGTACCGACTTGGAAAAATAACATTAAATATGATCTTGAAAATATAGCAAGACTTTTAAAAGCCTTAGGTGACCCTCATTTAAGACTTCCTCCCATTATACATATAGCAGGTACAAATGGTAAAGGTTCAAGTGCCGCTATGCTCAAAAGCATCTTTACGCTTAACGATTATAAGGTACATTGCTATACATCTCCTCATTTATTAGAATTTAATGAACGAATCGTAGTAGCAGGTGAGAAAATCTCGGATAATGAATTATGGCAGGTTTGTGAGCAGGTGAGGATAGCAAGCGAAAAATTTAATATCGAACCTAGCTTTTTTGAAGGTACTACGGCAGCAGCGTTTCTAGCATTTGCAGGTACTAAAGCTGATATATTAATTTTAGAGGCTGGACTTGGCGGACGGTTAGATGCAACAAATATAGTAGAACGACCATTAATCACTTTAATTACACCTATTTCATATGATCATATGAATGTGCTGGGTAATACATTATCCTTAATAGCAGTTGAAAAAGCAGGTATCATGAAACGGTTTGTTCCTTGTGTTATAAGTATACAAGCTTTGGAAGTTTATGAAACTTTATTTATAAAGGCTGAAGAGCTAGAAGTGCCGAGTTTCTGTTATGAATATGATTTTGGTATTAAAAAGACGGATAACGGATTTATTTACTCATCACAAAATGTTACTTATGAATTCCCGATTCCTTCATTGCTTGGTGATCATCAATTAATAAATGCGGCAAGCGTTATTGCTTTAATAAGTTTGATAAATAAAAAATTTAATATCAGCAACACAATTATCGCTAAAGGATTGCAAAATACTGTTTGGTCTGCAAGAATCGAAAAAATAGAACCGAAAAAATATTCTAAATTAATAGGTGATAATGTTCAAATTTGGGTAGACGGAGCCCATAATAATAGTGGAGCACAGGTTCTAGCTAGTTGGATTCGCTATAATTTAAAACCGCCTATATATTTAATACTCGGTATGACTAAAAATAGAAATGTTGAAGAATTTTGTTCTTACTTTAGGGGTTTGAAAATTAAAGGGTATGGTATTAAAGTTCTCTCTGAACCTCTAAGCCATAGTGCAGAAATAATAAATTCCGAAGGTAAAAAGAGCGGTATTGATTTTAGTGCAAGTGATTCCATCGAAGAAGCTATTAGTGATATAAAGAAAATAAATGGCGATAATAAAGCAAATATTATAATAACTGGATCGCTTCTTTTAGCTTCCGATTTTTATAAATTGTTGCGTGGAGTATGTCATACCGCGGCTTGA
- a CDS encoding superoxide dismutase, producing MVYCNKSNQTSYPFILPDLPYDKESFKPHFTHETFDYHHGKHHNAYVQNLNNLLKDKEELQKKDLEEIIEWSSQNSNTAIFNNAAQIWNHTFFWYSIKPQGGGKPSGKILEQINKDFSSFEEFCQQFKQDAVGQFGSGWTWLVYHNNGLQIIKTANAGTPIANGMKPLLACDVWEHAYYIDYHNKRSDYVDIFIKHMINWQFVEDNLIK from the coding sequence ATGGTTTATTGCAACAAATCTAATCAAACTTCATATCCTTTTATATTGCCTGATTTACCTTATGATAAAGAGAGTTTTAAGCCGCATTTTACTCACGAGACTTTTGATTATCATCATGGTAAACATCATAATGCATACGTACAAAATCTAAATAATTTACTCAAAGATAAAGAAGAATTACAAAAAAAAGATTTAGAAGAAATAATAGAATGGTCATCTCAAAACTCAAATACAGCTATTTTTAATAACGCAGCTCAAATATGGAATCACACCTTTTTTTGGTATTCAATAAAGCCGCAGGGTGGAGGTAAGCCAAGCGGTAAAATATTAGAACAAATTAATAAAGATTTCAGTAGTTTTGAAGAATTTTGTCAGCAATTTAAGCAAGATGCAGTAGGGCAGTTCGGTAGCGGCTGGACATGGCTTGTATATCACAATAATGGGTTACAAATTATAAAAACTGCTAATGCCGGCACGCCTATAGCAAACGGTATGAAGCCGCTTCTTGCATGTGATGTGTGGGAACACGCTTATTATATTGATTATCATAATAAACGATCTGATTATGTTGACATATTTATTAAGCATATGATTAACTGGCAGTTTGTAGAAGATAACTTAATAAAATAA